The bacterium sequence ACGGCCCTGGTCCTGGCCGAGAGCTTCGGGCGCAAGCGGGGCGCACCGCCCCTCGCCGAGGCGGTAGCGGAAGAGGGGGGTGACGCGTCGTGAGCGTCGACGGGAAGTCCAGGCTCCTGCGGAACCTCGCCATGGTGGCGATCCCGCTGCTGATCATCGTCGTGCCCGTCGGGTACAGCATCTACACCTTCGTCCTCGCCCGGGACGCGCGGGAGGCCGGACCGTTCCTGGAACTGCCCGCCGCGCCGCACGAGGGCTGCGTCAGGGAGACGGAGTTCATGCGCTACCACCACTGGGAGCTGCTGAGGCAGGTCCGGGACGAGGTCGTCCGGGGCGGCGTCAGGGGAGAGATCTCGCTCGACCGCTGTCGCGAATGCCATCCGAACAGGGATCGGTTCTGCAATCGATGCCACACGGCGGTGAGCCTGCAGCCCGATTGCTTCGGCTGTCACTACTATCCGGCCTCGCCGGCGGCGGACGCCGCGGGCGAGTCGCGGGCCGAAGAGGGGGTGAGGGAGGCATGGACCGACGGGAGTTCCTGAAGACCGGCGGCCTGTTCCTGGTGGGGACGCCGTGCGTCTACGGCCTGATGGCGATGGCCGCCCCCCGGCCGCACGAGGCCGGCGCGACCGACGCGCGCCGCTGGGGCATGGTGATCGATCTCAACAGGTGTCCGGCGGACTGCAGCGCCTGCCTGGAGGCGTGCCGCCGGGAGAACAACGTCGCCGTGCACGGCGACCGCCGGTGGGACATCCACTGGATCAGGAAGGTCACGATCAGGAAGAAGCACGAGGCCGATGCTCCCACCAGGACCCTGCCCCTGCTCTGCAACCACTGCGATCACCCGCCCTGCGCCCAGGTGTGCCCCGTGCAGGCCACCTACAAGCGCGCCGACGGCATCGTGATCGTCGACCATC is a genomic window containing:
- a CDS encoding 4Fe-4S dicluster domain-containing protein, translated to MDRREFLKTGGLFLVGTPCVYGLMAMAAPRPHEAGATDARRWGMVIDLNRCPADCSACLEACRRENNVAVHGDRRWDIHWIRKVTIRKKHEADAPTRTLPLLCNHCDHPPCAQVCPVQATYKRADGIVIVDHHRCIGCRYCLIACPYNARYFNYRENDEWPNKAYPKRSHGVAESCNFCAHRLDQGRPPACVEACRDSGAGALKVGDLDDPDSEISRLIADNSVKRIREDLGTEPKVYYIGL